The bacterium genome has a segment encoding these proteins:
- a CDS encoding arginine--tRNA ligase, whose product MAEETMRERLAEQIQLALGRLLVAAGDEAAVPPVVVDSPRQKEHGDFACNSAMVLAKRLKQSPREIAAALIEELGDADGLVARAEVAGPGFVNFWLAGERWQAMLGDLLRAGDRFGQSDVGKNVPVQVEFVSANPTGPLSIGHGRQAILGDCIARLLDNAGYQVTREYYFNNGGRQMRVLGDSVRARYLELLGRAAPPDPGALSNEEVAWSDEIGGLPVVFPRDGYQGGYIGEIAQALIDSDGEALVDETGEGRFRETAEETLFAEIRGTLESIGIHFDVYYNENSLYEEGKIEETLGALRETGRVYEDEGATWFRYSELGLDRDRVLVKSSGEPTYLLPDIAYHRVKFDRGFETVIDVQGADHKDQGPFVCAAIQALGHDPDRIEFVFHEFVTLSRGGKTVKQSTRKATFVTVDELLEDVGLDVFRLFMVQRRPESHLDFDVELAEEEDWTKNPAYYLQYAHARTHGIERQAQARGIPMPGVDDVEPARLALPEEIELIKKLGEFPEVALRAAETRAPHHVAYYLREVAGLWSPYVQDKKGHVILSDDAGLTAARLGLTLGVRIVLARGLELLGMSAPERM is encoded by the coding sequence GTGGCCGAGGAGACGATGCGGGAGCGATTGGCGGAGCAGATTCAGCTGGCCCTTGGTCGGCTGTTGGTGGCGGCAGGCGACGAGGCTGCCGTGCCGCCCGTTGTCGTGGATTCGCCCAGGCAGAAGGAGCATGGCGACTTCGCCTGCAACAGCGCCATGGTGTTGGCCAAGCGGCTGAAGCAGTCACCGCGCGAGATCGCGGCTGCCTTGATCGAAGAGCTGGGGGATGCCGACGGCCTGGTGGCTCGGGCGGAAGTCGCGGGGCCGGGCTTCGTGAACTTCTGGCTCGCCGGCGAACGCTGGCAGGCGATGCTCGGAGATCTGCTGCGGGCAGGAGATCGTTTCGGGCAGAGCGACGTTGGCAAGAACGTTCCGGTGCAAGTCGAGTTCGTATCCGCCAACCCGACCGGCCCGCTGAGCATCGGCCATGGCCGGCAGGCGATCCTGGGCGATTGCATTGCGCGCTTGCTCGACAACGCGGGCTACCAGGTGACGCGCGAGTACTACTTCAACAACGGCGGGCGTCAGATGCGCGTGCTCGGGGATTCGGTCCGGGCTCGGTATCTGGAACTCCTCGGTAGGGCGGCGCCGCCGGATCCGGGGGCGCTCTCGAACGAGGAAGTCGCATGGTCCGATGAGATCGGCGGCTTGCCCGTCGTGTTCCCTCGCGATGGCTATCAGGGCGGCTACATCGGGGAGATCGCCCAGGCGCTGATCGATTCCGATGGAGAAGCCCTTGTGGACGAAACGGGAGAGGGCCGGTTCAGGGAGACTGCGGAGGAGACGCTCTTTGCCGAGATTCGCGGGACGCTGGAATCCATCGGGATCCACTTCGACGTCTACTACAACGAGAACAGTCTCTACGAGGAAGGCAAGATCGAAGAGACGCTAGGTGCGTTGCGTGAGACAGGGCGGGTCTACGAGGACGAGGGTGCTACCTGGTTTCGCTATTCCGAACTCGGCCTGGATCGGGATCGTGTGCTCGTGAAGAGCAGTGGTGAACCCACGTATCTGCTCCCGGATATCGCCTACCACCGTGTGAAATTCGACCGGGGCTTCGAGACGGTGATCGACGTGCAGGGTGCGGATCATAAGGATCAGGGCCCGTTCGTGTGCGCGGCCATCCAGGCATTGGGGCATGACCCGGATCGCATCGAATTCGTATTCCATGAGTTCGTGACGCTCTCACGCGGGGGGAAGACGGTCAAACAATCGACCCGCAAAGCGACCTTCGTGACGGTCGACGAGCTGCTCGAGGACGTGGGCCTGGATGTGTTTCGACTCTTCATGGTCCAGCGGCGCCCCGAGAGCCACCTCGATTTCGATGTGGAGCTGGCTGAAGAGGAAGATTGGACGAAGAATCCGGCCTACTACCTCCAATATGCCCACGCCCGCACTCATGGCATCGAACGTCAGGCGCAGGCTCGCGGTATCCCGATGCCCGGCGTAGACGATGTCGAACCTGCCCGACTGGCCTTGCCAGAGGAGATCGAGCTGATCAAGAAGCTGGGTGAATTCCCCGAGGTTGCGCTTCGTGCTGCCGAAACCCGAGCACCTCATCACGTCGCCTACTACCTGCGCGAAGTCGCCGGATTGTGGAGCCCCTATGTGCAGGACAAGAAGG
- a CDS encoding TlpA family protein disulfide reductase — protein MRRRSGALLLGLGIAIGVVWLLSEARFPAPVEAGLSAPLFELQGLDGKAVGLESLRGQVVLVNFWATWCKPCEDEMPAMERLYSALQSRGFELLAVSVDEGEEPVRAFRDLHGLTFPILMDSEKTAAADYQSFRYPESFLVGRDGVLIERYIGPREWDAPAYVSRIERLLDEG, from the coding sequence ATGAGACGCCGCAGCGGGGCCTTGCTTCTCGGCCTGGGCATCGCAATCGGGGTCGTCTGGCTTCTCTCCGAAGCCCGGTTCCCGGCACCGGTCGAAGCCGGTCTGTCGGCTCCACTCTTCGAGCTGCAAGGGCTCGATGGCAAGGCGGTTGGCCTCGAGAGCCTGCGCGGCCAGGTGGTGCTCGTGAACTTCTGGGCAACCTGGTGCAAGCCCTGCGAGGACGAAATGCCCGCCATGGAGCGCCTCTATTCAGCGCTCCAATCGCGCGGCTTCGAACTCCTGGCCGTTTCGGTGGATGAGGGCGAAGAACCGGTTCGCGCGTTTCGTGATCTGCATGGCCTCACATTTCCCATCCTGATGGACTCCGAGAAGACCGCAGCGGCCGACTACCAGAGCTTCCGCTACCCGGAGAGCTTCCTGGTTGGCCGAGATGGTGTGCTGATCGAACGCTACATCGGGCCCCGGGAGTGGGACGCGCCCGCCTACGTGAGCCGGATCGAGCGTCTGCTCGACGAGGGCTAG